One window of Enterobacter sp. RHBSTW-00175 genomic DNA carries:
- a CDS encoding glycoside hydrolase family 127 protein — MSIMEADLHTLKINDPFLGQYQQLVRDVVIPYQWDALNDRVAEAEPSHAITNFRIAAGLEKGEFYGMVFQDSDVAKWLEAVAWSLCQKPDAELEKTADEVIELVAAAQCEDGYLNTYFTVKAPEARWSNLAECHELYCAGHMIEAGVAYFQGTGKRRLLEVVCKLADHIDSVFGPGVNQLHGYPGHPEIELALMRLYDVTQEPRYLALVKYFIEERGAQPHFYDIEYEKRGKTSHWNTYGPAWMVKDKAYSQAHQPLAEQQTAIGHAVRFVYLMAGMAHLARLSHDEGKRQDCLRLWKNMAQRQLYITGGIGSQSSGEAFSSDYDLPNDTVYAESCASIGLMMFARRMLEMEADSQYADVMERALHNTVLGGMALDGKHFFYVNPLEVHPRTLSFNHIYDHVKPVRQRWFGCACCPPNIARVLTSLGHYIYTVREDTLFINLYVGNDVAIPVGDRTLQLRISGNYPWHEQVKIDITSPVPVTHTLALRLPDWCATPDVALNGEVIKGEVARGYLYLTRSWQEGDNLTLTLPMPVRRLYGNPQVRQQAGKVALQRGPLVYCLEEADNGTNLHNLSLPEESTFRVYEGKGIFAHKMLIQAEGIGCHAADSDALWQYDRSPVQRQPQTLTFIPWFSWANRGEGEMRIWVDEA; from the coding sequence ATGTCCATAATGGAAGCCGACCTGCACACGCTTAAAATTAACGATCCCTTTCTTGGCCAGTATCAGCAGCTGGTGCGCGATGTGGTCATTCCCTACCAGTGGGATGCGCTCAACGATCGCGTGGCAGAAGCCGAGCCAAGCCACGCCATCACCAACTTCCGCATTGCGGCGGGTCTGGAGAAAGGCGAATTCTACGGCATGGTATTTCAGGACAGCGACGTGGCGAAATGGCTTGAAGCCGTGGCGTGGTCACTGTGCCAGAAGCCCGATGCAGAGCTGGAAAAAACCGCCGATGAGGTGATTGAGCTGGTTGCGGCGGCACAATGCGAAGATGGTTATCTCAACACCTATTTCACAGTGAAAGCCCCCGAAGCGCGCTGGTCGAATCTGGCTGAGTGCCACGAGCTTTACTGCGCCGGACATATGATTGAAGCTGGCGTGGCGTATTTTCAGGGGACGGGGAAACGCCGTTTGCTGGAGGTGGTCTGCAAGCTTGCCGATCACATCGATAGTGTATTTGGTCCAGGCGTTAACCAGCTGCACGGTTATCCTGGTCACCCGGAAATTGAACTGGCGCTGATGCGGTTGTACGACGTAACGCAGGAGCCGCGCTACCTGGCGCTGGTGAAATACTTCATTGAAGAACGCGGGGCGCAGCCGCATTTTTACGATATCGAATACGAGAAGCGCGGCAAAACGTCACACTGGAACACCTATGGCCCGGCATGGATGGTGAAAGACAAAGCCTATAGTCAGGCGCATCAGCCACTTGCGGAGCAACAAACGGCAATTGGTCATGCGGTGCGTTTTGTCTATCTGATGGCAGGTATGGCACATCTGGCGCGCCTGAGTCATGACGAAGGCAAGCGCCAGGATTGTTTGCGGTTGTGGAAAAATATGGCCCAGCGTCAGCTCTACATTACCGGTGGGATCGGCTCGCAGAGCAGTGGCGAAGCCTTCAGCAGTGATTACGATCTGCCCAATGACACAGTGTATGCCGAAAGCTGCGCCTCGATTGGCCTGATGATGTTTGCCCGCCGGATGCTGGAGATGGAAGCAGACAGCCAGTACGCCGACGTAATGGAGCGGGCGTTACACAACACGGTATTAGGCGGTATGGCGCTGGACGGGAAGCATTTCTTCTATGTGAATCCACTTGAGGTGCATCCCAGGACGTTGTCGTTCAACCATATCTACGATCACGTGAAGCCGGTTCGCCAGCGCTGGTTTGGCTGCGCGTGTTGCCCACCAAACATCGCTCGTGTGCTGACTTCGCTCGGTCATTACATCTATACCGTTCGTGAGGATACGCTGTTTATCAACCTGTATGTGGGGAACGACGTTGCTATCCCGGTTGGCGATCGCACGCTACAGCTGCGTATCAGCGGTAACTATCCGTGGCATGAGCAGGTAAAAATCGACATTACCTCTCCGGTGCCAGTGACTCACACGCTGGCTCTGCGCCTGCCGGACTGGTGCGCGACCCCGGACGTTGCCCTGAATGGCGAAGTCATTAAAGGGGAAGTGGCACGGGGTTATCTTTACCTCACCCGCAGCTGGCAGGAGGGAGATAACCTCACGCTGACGCTACCCATGCCGGTTCGCCGTCTGTACGGTAATCCACAGGTACGCCAGCAGGCGGGTAAAGTCGCCCTGCAACGCGGGCCGTTGGTTTATTGCCTGGAAGAGGCCGACAACGGTACGAATCTGCATAACCTCTCCCTGCCAGAGGAGAGCACATTCCGGGTCTATGAAGGGAAAGGGATATTCGCTCATAAGATGCTGATTCAGGCTGAGGGCATCGGTTGCCATGCAGCAGATTCAGATGCGTTGTGGCAATACGACCGTTCACCGGTGCAGCGTCAGCCTCAGACATTAACCTTTATTCCATGGTTTAGCTGGGCGAACCGCGGTGAAGGGGAAATGCGGATTTGGGTGGATGAGGCCTAA
- a CDS encoding MFS transporter: MTSTPITQSDVAQQVMDDRLSVREKIGYGLGDAGGTVITCLIMNFLTFFYTDIFGLTPALVGTLFIALRVFDAISDPVMGVIADRTQSRWGRFRPWQLWVALPIGIIGVLTFTVPEASMGVKIAWAFGTYLLLSVGYTAINVPYCALINTMTTRHNEVISCQSWRFVLCGVAGFLVSVGLPWLVSALGQGNAAKGYQLGVGVLCAIAVVMFLCCFFWVRERVPLALMGKFTLREHLAGLRNNDQLLLMLVMSFLLINVFNIRGGGYMYFITYVLQGSTAYTSLFFTMVTFAAILGAVIVNPLSRRIDTVKLYYYTNLVLAVLAAGMWFLPGGPNDQTLWLIVILSNGVILGFTLPLHFSLMAFADDYGEWKTGVRSSGMNFAFNLFFIKLAWASSAGIISLVFIAVAYQPGAGNQTPASLQGITAMETLLPALFHLLLAVSIRWCRLNNPMMSRISTDLRQRHVQS, encoded by the coding sequence ATGACTTCCACACCGATTACACAATCTGACGTTGCACAACAGGTAATGGATGACCGCCTGTCAGTTCGCGAAAAAATAGGCTATGGCCTGGGTGACGCGGGCGGCACGGTAATTACCTGTCTTATCATGAACTTTCTCACCTTTTTCTATACCGATATCTTTGGTCTGACGCCTGCTCTCGTCGGCACGCTGTTTATTGCACTTCGCGTGTTTGACGCCATCTCCGACCCAGTGATGGGCGTGATTGCCGACCGTACGCAAAGCCGGTGGGGACGCTTTCGCCCCTGGCAGCTGTGGGTGGCATTACCGATTGGGATCATCGGCGTACTGACCTTCACCGTCCCGGAAGCCAGCATGGGGGTGAAAATCGCCTGGGCATTCGGAACATACTTGCTCCTGTCTGTGGGTTATACCGCCATCAACGTGCCTTACTGCGCGCTGATTAACACCATGACAACGCGCCACAACGAGGTGATCTCCTGCCAGTCCTGGCGCTTTGTATTGTGCGGCGTTGCCGGGTTTTTAGTGTCCGTCGGCCTGCCGTGGCTGGTATCTGCATTAGGCCAGGGCAATGCCGCAAAGGGTTATCAGCTTGGAGTGGGCGTGCTGTGTGCCATCGCCGTGGTGATGTTCCTGTGCTGCTTCTTCTGGGTGCGTGAGCGAGTACCGCTGGCACTGATGGGCAAATTCACCCTCCGCGAGCATCTGGCTGGCCTGCGTAATAACGACCAGTTGCTGCTGATGCTGGTGATGTCCTTCCTGCTGATTAACGTGTTCAATATTCGCGGCGGCGGATATATGTATTTCATCACCTACGTGCTCCAGGGCAGCACCGCCTACACCTCACTGTTTTTCACCATGGTGACCTTTGCAGCCATTCTCGGGGCGGTGATCGTTAACCCGCTGTCCCGCCGTATTGATACGGTCAAACTCTACTATTACACCAACCTGGTGCTGGCCGTACTCGCGGCGGGAATGTGGTTCCTGCCCGGCGGGCCGAATGACCAGACGCTGTGGCTGATTGTGATCCTGAGCAACGGCGTCATCCTGGGCTTTACGCTGCCGCTGCACTTTTCGCTGATGGCCTTCGCCGATGACTACGGCGAATGGAAAACCGGCGTGCGCTCATCTGGCATGAACTTCGCCTTCAACCTGTTTTTCATCAAGCTGGCGTGGGCCTCCAGCGCCGGGATCATCAGCCTTGTGTTTATCGCCGTGGCCTACCAGCCTGGTGCCGGTAATCAGACACCGGCGTCCCTGCAGGGCATCACCGCCATGGAGACGTTGCTCCCTGCCCTTTTCCATCTGCTGCTGGCTGTCTCTATCCGCTGGTGCAGACTCAACAATCCAATGATGTCGCGCATTTCCACCGATTTGCGCCAGCGTCACGTACAGTCCTGA
- a CDS encoding AraC family transcriptional regulator encodes MLELSIALPIKVQNGGLFISRGVGRHPARKLTSWEIIFVEKGTLTILEENTLFEVKAGESLLLWPNRRHVGVEDFPADLKFYWLHFEVENVEVENAAQNAPPLAIEQHCSVRDAQYVISLFRQFLSEQEKLQRSIALELLLLLILQQVSLSSGYEDKMDEAGASMAWKAKQLIRTQFHLPLSTSQLARELHCNADYLGRVFRRTFHLTLTEAIHRQRVRAAEKLLLNDSASLTEVATRCGFNDVGYFRQIFTKHTGLTPAVWKRRYCKEHINSG; translated from the coding sequence ATGCTTGAATTATCCATAGCGCTTCCGATTAAAGTACAAAATGGCGGGTTATTCATTTCCCGGGGTGTGGGTCGCCATCCTGCGAGAAAATTGACGTCGTGGGAGATTATTTTTGTCGAAAAAGGGACGTTAACGATCCTCGAGGAAAATACCCTTTTTGAGGTGAAGGCCGGAGAGAGCTTATTGCTTTGGCCGAATCGGCGACACGTTGGCGTGGAGGATTTCCCGGCAGACCTCAAATTCTACTGGCTGCACTTTGAAGTGGAAAACGTTGAAGTGGAAAACGCCGCGCAGAACGCTCCGCCGCTGGCAATAGAACAACATTGCAGCGTCAGGGATGCGCAATATGTCATTTCACTGTTCCGCCAGTTTCTGAGCGAGCAGGAAAAATTACAGCGCAGCATTGCGCTGGAACTCTTGTTGCTCCTGATTTTACAGCAGGTTTCGCTCTCTTCCGGATATGAAGACAAAATGGATGAGGCCGGCGCTTCGATGGCCTGGAAGGCGAAACAGCTCATTCGCACACAATTTCATTTACCCCTCTCCACTTCGCAACTTGCCAGGGAATTGCACTGTAATGCCGACTATCTGGGGCGGGTGTTTCGTCGCACCTTCCATTTAACCCTGACAGAGGCGATTCATCGCCAGCGTGTCAGGGCGGCAGAAAAACTGTTACTGAACGACTCCGCATCACTCACCGAAGTGGCAACCCGCTGCGGGTTTAATGACGTGGGCTATTTCCGGCAGATATTCACTAAGCACACGGGCTTAACACCCGCCGTCTGGAAACGGCGGTATTGTAAGGAACATATTAATTCCGGGTAA
- the araD gene encoding L-ribulose-5-phosphate 4-epimerase — protein sequence MLEQLKAEVLAANLALPAHQLVTFTWGNVSAVDRESGLMVIKPSGVEYDVMTAKDMVVVDIATGAVVEGSKKPSSDTPTHLALYRRYPEIGGIVHTHSRHATIWSQAGQDLPAWGTTHADYFYGAIPCTRLMTTAEIAGEYEYQTGEVIIKTFEERDLSPMQIPAVLVHSHGPFAWGKDAADAVHNAVVLEECAYMGLFSRQLAPQLPVMQQDLLDKHYLRKHGANAYYGQ from the coding sequence ATGTTAGAACAACTCAAAGCCGAAGTGCTGGCGGCAAACCTGGCGCTTCCCGCCCACCAGCTGGTGACATTTACCTGGGGCAACGTTAGCGCAGTCGATCGTGAAAGCGGCCTGATGGTGATCAAACCTTCCGGCGTGGAGTATGACGTGATGACCGCAAAGGATATGGTGGTGGTAGATATCGCCACCGGCGCGGTTGTCGAAGGGAGCAAAAAACCCTCGTCAGACACGCCAACGCATCTTGCGTTGTACCGCCGTTATCCTGAGATTGGCGGCATCGTGCATACCCATTCCCGCCACGCAACCATCTGGTCACAGGCGGGGCAAGATCTACCAGCCTGGGGAACCACTCACGCAGACTACTTCTACGGGGCAATCCCCTGCACGCGTCTGATGACCACAGCAGAAATTGCCGGGGAATATGAGTATCAGACCGGTGAAGTGATTATCAAAACCTTCGAGGAGCGTGACCTTAGCCCGATGCAGATCCCGGCGGTGCTGGTGCATTCCCACGGCCCGTTTGCCTGGGGCAAAGATGCGGCCGATGCCGTACATAACGCCGTGGTCCTGGAAGAGTGCGCCTATATGGGTCTGTTCTCGCGCCAGCTGGCCCCCCAGCTACCGGTGATGCAGCAAGATCTGCTGGACAAACACTACCTGCGCAAGCACGGGGCGAATGCGTATTACGGGCAGTAA
- a CDS encoding L-ribulose-5-phosphate 3-epimerase — MRQHPLGIYEKALPKTLSWPERLVLAKSCGFDFVEMSVDETDERLSRLEWSTAQRASLVEAMLETGVSIPSMCLSAHRRFPFGSRDETARERAREIMTKAIRLARDLGIRTIQLAGYDVYYEEHDEGTQQRFAEGLAWAVEQAAAAQVMLAVEIMDTAFMNSISKWKKWDDMLASPWFSVYPDVGNLSAWGNDVTAELTLGIDRIAAIHLKDTQPVTEQSPGQFRDVPFGEGCVDFVGVFNTLNQLNYRGAFLIEMWTEKAKEPVLEIIQARRWIEARMQEGGMAC; from the coding sequence ATGCGTCAGCATCCGTTAGGCATTTATGAAAAAGCGCTGCCAAAAACACTCTCCTGGCCAGAGCGCCTGGTTCTGGCAAAAAGCTGCGGGTTCGATTTTGTTGAAATGTCGGTCGATGAAACCGATGAACGTTTATCCCGCCTGGAGTGGAGCACCGCGCAGCGCGCATCTCTGGTAGAAGCCATGCTGGAAACAGGTGTATCGATCCCGTCGATGTGTTTGTCCGCCCACCGCCGCTTCCCGTTTGGCAGCCGCGATGAAACCGCGCGTGAACGCGCTCGCGAGATCATGACCAAAGCCATCAGGCTGGCGCGTGACCTGGGTATCCGCACCATTCAGCTTGCAGGTTATGACGTTTATTACGAAGAGCATGACGAGGGCACGCAACAGCGCTTCGCCGAAGGGCTGGCCTGGGCAGTTGAACAAGCCGCTGCCGCTCAGGTGATGCTGGCAGTGGAGATCATGGACACCGCCTTTATGAACTCCATCAGCAAGTGGAAAAAGTGGGACGACATGCTCGCCTCGCCGTGGTTTAGCGTTTACCCGGATGTCGGCAACCTGAGCGCATGGGGTAACGATGTGACCGCCGAGCTGACGCTGGGCATTGACCGTATTGCCGCAATCCACCTGAAAGATACCCAACCCGTCACCGAACAAAGCCCGGGTCAGTTCCGCGATGTGCCGTTTGGCGAAGGGTGCGTTGACTTTGTTGGCGTGTTTAACACGCTGAATCAGCTGAACTATCGCGGGGCATTTCTCATTGAAATGTGGACCGAAAAAGCAAAAGAACCCGTACTTGAAATTATCCAGGCACGTCGCTGGATTGAAGCCCGTATGCAGGAAGGAGGCATGGCATGTTAG
- the ulaD gene encoding 3-keto-L-gulonate-6-phosphate decarboxylase UlaD translates to MSRPLLQLALDHTSLQAAQRDVALLADHVDIVEAGTILCLTEGLHAVRALREQCPDKIIVADWKVADAGETLAQQAFGAGANWMTIICAAPLATVEKGHEVAQHCGGEIQMELFGNWTLDDARAWYRTGVQQAIYHRGRDAQASGQQWGEADLAKMKALSDIGLQLSITGGITPADLPLFKQINVKAFIAGRALAGAENPPQVAQAFHSQIRDIWGE, encoded by the coding sequence ATGAGCCGTCCATTACTGCAACTGGCGCTCGACCATACCTCACTTCAGGCCGCGCAGCGCGATGTCGCTTTGCTTGCGGATCATGTCGACATCGTCGAAGCGGGCACCATTCTGTGCCTGACCGAGGGTTTACACGCCGTGCGCGCGCTTCGCGAACAGTGCCCGGATAAAATCATCGTGGCCGACTGGAAGGTGGCCGATGCCGGGGAAACACTGGCACAACAGGCATTTGGTGCAGGAGCTAACTGGATGACCATCATCTGCGCCGCGCCGCTGGCAACTGTTGAAAAAGGCCATGAGGTTGCACAACATTGCGGCGGTGAAATCCAGATGGAGCTGTTTGGTAACTGGACACTGGACGATGCCCGTGCGTGGTATCGCACTGGCGTACAGCAAGCCATCTACCACCGTGGACGTGATGCCCAGGCCAGCGGTCAGCAGTGGGGCGAAGCGGATCTCGCCAAAATGAAAGCGCTGTCCGATATCGGTTTACAGCTTTCAATCACCGGTGGGATCACCCCTGCCGACCTGCCGCTGTTTAAGCAGATCAACGTTAAAGCCTTTATCGCTGGGCGAGCGCTGGCAGGTGCAGAAAATCCACCGCAGGTGGCGCAGGCATTCCATTCGCAAATCCGCGACATCTGGGGAGAGTAA
- a CDS encoding FGGY-family carbohydrate kinase, protein MSEKEPFWLGIDCGGTYLKAGLYNSQGKEVCIERRSVSTLSPRPGYAERDMHQLWQHCHTTVALLLKNAHVDGEQIKGIGISAQGKGLFLLDKQDQPLGNAMLSSDRRALEIVQHWQQDGIPEKLYPHTRQTLWTGHPASLLRWVKENEPQRYQQIGCVMMAHDYLRWCLTGVKGCEESNISESNLYNMNTGQYDPQLTRWLGISEIDGALPPIVGSAEICGEITAQAASLTGLAAGTPVVGGLFDVVSTAICAGLHDEYTLNAVMGTWAVTSGIANGIRDNEPFPYVYGRYIHPQQYIVHEASPTSSGNLEWLTAQWGDVSFSEINHAVASLPKAESDVFFLPFLYGSNAGLDMTSGFYGMQALHTRAHLLQAVYEGVVFSHMTHLNRMLERFTQVTSLRVTGGPTHSDVWMQMLADVSGLAIELPQVEETGCSGAALAALVGTGIYADFHAAQRALRHDIRIIEPDMRAHAAYQRKYHRYQLLITALQGYHARVKEFDL, encoded by the coding sequence ATGAGTGAAAAAGAGCCCTTCTGGCTGGGTATCGATTGTGGCGGTACTTATCTGAAAGCCGGTTTATACAACAGCCAGGGTAAAGAAGTGTGTATTGAGCGCCGCTCGGTTTCCACCCTCAGCCCGCGCCCTGGCTATGCCGAACGGGATATGCACCAGCTCTGGCAACACTGCCACACAACCGTCGCACTGCTGCTGAAAAACGCCCATGTCGACGGCGAGCAGATCAAAGGTATCGGTATTTCTGCTCAGGGCAAAGGGCTGTTTCTTCTTGATAAACAGGATCAACCGCTGGGCAACGCCATGCTCTCCTCTGACCGTCGGGCACTGGAGATTGTGCAGCACTGGCAGCAGGACGGCATTCCCGAAAAACTCTACCCGCACACGCGCCAGACGCTGTGGACAGGGCATCCGGCATCGCTCCTGCGCTGGGTCAAAGAGAACGAACCACAGCGTTATCAGCAGATTGGCTGCGTGATGATGGCGCACGACTACCTGCGCTGGTGCCTGACGGGGGTAAAAGGCTGCGAAGAGAGCAACATCTCAGAATCCAACCTCTACAACATGAACACCGGCCAGTACGACCCGCAGCTGACTCGCTGGCTCGGGATTAGCGAAATTGATGGCGCGCTTCCGCCCATTGTCGGGTCAGCAGAAATTTGCGGGGAAATCACCGCTCAGGCAGCCTCGCTTACCGGTCTGGCGGCGGGTACTCCCGTCGTTGGCGGGCTGTTTGATGTGGTTTCCACCGCGATCTGCGCCGGATTACATGACGAATATACGCTTAACGCGGTGATGGGAACCTGGGCCGTGACCAGCGGGATCGCCAACGGCATTCGCGATAACGAACCCTTTCCTTATGTGTATGGCCGCTATATTCACCCGCAGCAGTACATCGTGCATGAAGCCAGCCCTACCTCATCCGGCAACCTGGAATGGCTGACCGCGCAGTGGGGTGACGTGTCGTTCAGTGAGATTAACCACGCCGTCGCAAGCTTACCGAAAGCGGAAAGCGATGTGTTTTTCCTGCCTTTTCTCTATGGCAGCAACGCTGGCCTGGATATGACCAGTGGTTTTTACGGAATGCAGGCGCTCCACACCCGGGCCCATCTGTTGCAGGCGGTTTATGAAGGCGTTGTCTTTAGCCACATGACCCACCTGAACCGGATGCTCGAACGCTTTACGCAGGTGACGTCACTGCGTGTCACGGGTGGCCCAACCCATTCGGATGTGTGGATGCAAATGCTGGCAGATGTCAGCGGCCTGGCAATAGAGCTGCCGCAGGTTGAAGAGACGGGGTGTTCCGGTGCCGCGCTTGCGGCACTCGTCGGTACGGGTATCTATGCCGATTTTCACGCTGCGCAGCGTGCCCTGAGACATGACATCCGGATTATTGAACCTGACATGCGCGCCCATGCGGCCTACCAGCGCAAATACCACCGATACCAGTTACTGATTACCGCACTACAGGGCTATCACGCCCGCGTTAAGGAGTTTGACCTATGA
- a CDS encoding MFS transporter, translating into MNTSSNALHADIPHQRWLRIIPPILIACIISYMDRVNIAFAMPGGMDEELGISATMAGLAGGIFFLGYLFLQVPGGKIAVHGSGKKFIGWSLVAWAVLSVLTGLVTNQYQLLALRFLLGVAEGGMLPVVLTMISNWFPDAERGRANAIVIMFVPIAGIITAPLSGWIITALDWRWLFIIEGLLSIVVLVLWALTVYDRPQEARWISEAEKNYLVQTLAAEQQAIAGKEVKNASLSAVLSDKTMWQLIALNFFYQTGIYGYTLWLPTILKELTHTSIGQVGMLAVLPYIGAIAGMFLFSSLSDRTGKRKLFVSLPLIGFALCMFLSVALKENTWLAYSALVGCGFFLQSAAGVFWTIPARLFSAEMAGGARGVINALGNLGGFCGPYAVGVLITLYSKDAGVYCLAVSLALASLLALLLPAKCDAGSETNPTVNPHKRAA; encoded by the coding sequence ATGAACACTTCTTCTAATGCTCTACATGCGGATATTCCACACCAGCGCTGGCTAAGAATTATCCCTCCCATTCTTATCGCCTGCATTATTTCATATATGGACCGTGTGAATATTGCATTTGCGATGCCAGGCGGCATGGACGAGGAGCTGGGTATTTCTGCCACCATGGCAGGCCTGGCGGGTGGCATCTTCTTCCTTGGCTATCTATTCCTCCAGGTGCCTGGCGGCAAAATTGCCGTTCACGGCAGCGGTAAGAAATTCATCGGCTGGTCGCTGGTCGCCTGGGCGGTGCTCTCGGTACTGACGGGTCTCGTCACGAACCAGTATCAGTTGCTGGCGCTACGCTTCTTACTCGGCGTGGCTGAGGGCGGGATGCTGCCTGTCGTGCTCACGATGATCAGTAACTGGTTCCCGGATGCCGAACGTGGTCGGGCAAACGCCATTGTTATCATGTTTGTACCCATCGCCGGGATTATCACCGCGCCGCTGTCGGGCTGGATAATCACCGCACTCGACTGGCGCTGGCTGTTCATCATTGAAGGCCTGCTGTCGATTGTGGTTCTGGTGCTGTGGGCGCTCACCGTCTACGACCGTCCGCAGGAAGCACGCTGGATTTCCGAGGCTGAAAAAAACTACCTGGTACAAACCCTGGCGGCAGAGCAACAAGCGATCGCCGGTAAAGAGGTGAAAAACGCCTCACTGAGCGCCGTGCTTTCCGACAAAACCATGTGGCAGTTAATCGCCCTGAACTTCTTCTACCAGACCGGGATTTACGGTTACACCCTCTGGCTGCCCACCATCCTGAAAGAGCTGACACACACCAGCATCGGCCAGGTGGGGATGCTCGCCGTTCTGCCTTACATCGGTGCTATTGCGGGCATGTTCCTGTTCTCTTCACTCTCTGACCGTACCGGCAAACGCAAACTGTTTGTCTCCCTGCCGCTGATTGGCTTCGCGCTCTGCATGTTCCTTTCTGTGGCGCTAAAAGAGAACACCTGGCTGGCCTACTCCGCTCTGGTCGGCTGCGGCTTCTTCCTGCAATCCGCTGCTGGCGTGTTCTGGACCATTCCGGCGCGTCTGTTCAGTGCCGAAATGGCAGGCGGTGCGCGCGGCGTCATTAACGCCCTGGGCAACCTCGGTGGTTTCTGCGGCCCTTATGCGGTAGGCGTGCTTATCACGCTGTACAGCAAAGACGCAGGGGTTTACTGCCTGGCGGTATCTCTGGCGCTGGCATCGTTGCTGGCCCTGCTGTTACCGGCGAAATGCGATGCCGGATCGGAAACGAATCCCACGGTGAATCCGCATAAACGTGCGGCCTGA
- a CDS encoding DUF4862 family protein: MTNTGFIIGAYPCAPSFHQKGEQEEHTFWRELSDTPYIRGLEQPCLEDLHPYGDEWLFRHTPGDWQIVVTAVMETMRRRGTNGAFGLASADEDQRKASINFYRHLRQKIDAVNTRFPGKVIALEMQAAPQAGNASVEQATDAFARSIREIAGWDWSCDLVLEHCDAMNGSAPRKGFLPLEQVLDVVKDTDISVCINWARSAIEGRNTTRPVEHVQAALKAGKLGALMFSGTTATGEYGDWQDLHAPFSSFCAESLMTTEHAKTLFTAASTATLKFSGIKLLEINANANVSHRIAILRDGISAMNKATQ; encoded by the coding sequence ATGACCAACACCGGTTTTATTATTGGTGCGTACCCCTGCGCACCCTCGTTTCACCAGAAAGGGGAACAAGAAGAACACACCTTCTGGCGAGAACTTTCCGACACGCCGTACATTCGCGGGCTGGAACAACCCTGCCTTGAAGACCTTCATCCTTATGGCGATGAATGGTTGTTCCGTCATACGCCTGGCGACTGGCAAATCGTGGTCACAGCAGTGATGGAAACCATGCGCCGGCGTGGCACAAACGGTGCCTTTGGCCTGGCCTCCGCAGACGAAGATCAGCGAAAAGCCAGCATCAATTTTTACCGTCATTTGCGCCAAAAGATTGATGCCGTCAATACGCGTTTCCCGGGCAAAGTGATCGCGCTGGAAATGCAGGCCGCCCCACAGGCAGGCAACGCCTCGGTTGAGCAGGCCACTGACGCCTTCGCCCGTTCCATCCGCGAAATCGCCGGATGGGACTGGTCATGCGATCTGGTTCTGGAACACTGCGATGCCATGAACGGCAGCGCGCCACGTAAGGGATTTTTGCCCCTGGAGCAGGTGCTGGACGTCGTGAAAGACACCGATATCAGCGTGTGCATTAACTGGGCGCGTTCGGCCATTGAAGGACGAAATACCACGCGACCTGTTGAGCATGTTCAGGCGGCACTCAAGGCCGGTAAGCTCGGGGCACTGATGTTCTCCGGCACAACAGCAACCGGTGAATACGGTGACTGGCAGGATCTCCATGCGCCGTTTTCTTCGTTCTGCGCCGAAAGTTTAATGACGACTGAACACGCAAAAACACTGTTTACTGCGGCGAGCACCGCAACATTGAAATTCTCCGGTATTAAATTACTGGAAATAAATGCTAATGCTAACGTCAGCCATCGCATCGCCATTTTGCGTGACGGCATTAGCGCTATGAATAAAGCAACGCAATAA
- a CDS encoding YhcH/YjgK/YiaL family protein: MIFGHISQPNPCRLPQAIEKALDFLRNTDFTALEPGVVEIDGRNIFAQVLDLKTKEQHQNRPEVHRRYLDIQFLAWGEEKIGIAIDTGNNEISESLLEQRDIIFYHGSENESFIEMTPGNYAIFFPQDVHRPACIKNKETAIRKIVVKVAISELP; the protein is encoded by the coding sequence ATGATATTCGGACATATTTCGCAGCCAAATCCGTGCCGCCTGCCGCAGGCAATTGAAAAAGCACTCGATTTTCTGCGTAACACAGACTTCACCGCCCTGGAGCCTGGCGTCGTGGAAATTGACGGACGGAACATCTTCGCCCAGGTGCTCGACCTGAAAACGAAGGAACAACACCAAAACCGTCCTGAAGTGCATCGCCGTTACCTGGATATCCAGTTTCTCGCCTGGGGTGAAGAAAAAATAGGTATCGCTATTGATACGGGTAATAACGAAATAAGTGAATCGTTGCTGGAACAACGGGATATTATTTTTTATCACGGCAGTGAAAACGAATCGTTTATTGAAATGACTCCGGGCAATTACGCCATATTTTTTCCGCAGGATGTTCATCGTCCTGCCTGTATTAAAAACAAGGAAACTGCAATTCGTAAAATTGTAGTGAAAGTGGCAATCAGCGAATTACCGTAA